The Legionella cincinnatiensis genome includes a region encoding these proteins:
- a CDS encoding inorganic phosphate transporter, protein MDSPFLFTLFVIMVAYAFDFINGFHDAANSIATIVTTKVLTPKQAVIWAAFFNFIAFLVFNLTVAKTIGSDLIDAHIVDAHFILAALIGAIFWNLVTWYYGLPSSSSHALIGGLAGAAIAKGGFSSLKMTGFAKVIGGIFVSPALGLVVALFITYFFYKFSKNSKQTHFKFFKGFQLCSSALLSLTHGSNDGQKTMGIISILLFSAAWIEGPFYVPCWVVISCQAAISLGTLAGGWRIVHTMGTQITKLDTIKGCAAETGAAISLFIATQSGIPVSTTHTVTGAIAGVGLTNGLAGPHWRVIRRIFFSWLITIPAAAIIAAALVLSNI, encoded by the coding sequence ATGGACTCACCCTTTTTATTTACATTATTTGTAATCATGGTTGCCTATGCTTTCGATTTTATTAATGGCTTCCATGATGCAGCAAATTCTATAGCTACGATCGTCACTACCAAGGTTTTAACCCCCAAGCAAGCTGTAATATGGGCTGCATTTTTCAATTTTATTGCTTTTTTAGTTTTTAATCTCACTGTGGCAAAAACTATTGGAAGCGACTTAATCGATGCTCACATTGTTGATGCGCATTTTATTTTAGCCGCATTAATCGGGGCTATCTTCTGGAATCTTGTGACATGGTATTACGGGCTTCCATCAAGTTCTTCGCATGCCCTTATTGGTGGATTAGCGGGAGCGGCAATAGCCAAAGGGGGTTTTTCATCGCTTAAAATGACTGGTTTTGCCAAAGTAATCGGCGGAATTTTTGTTTCACCCGCTCTTGGATTAGTTGTTGCATTATTTATTACTTACTTTTTTTATAAGTTTTCGAAAAACTCAAAACAAACTCATTTCAAGTTTTTTAAAGGATTCCAATTATGCTCCTCTGCGTTACTTAGCCTAACCCATGGAAGCAATGATGGCCAAAAGACTATGGGGATCATCTCTATATTACTCTTTTCAGCAGCTTGGATCGAAGGACCTTTTTATGTCCCATGTTGGGTAGTCATTTCATGTCAAGCGGCAATAAGTCTTGGGACCCTTGCAGGAGGCTGGCGTATTGTGCACACAATGGGAACTCAAATAACAAAACTTGATACCATAAAGGGTTGTGCAGCCGAAACTGGGGCAGCGATTTCTCTTTTTATTGCAACCCAATCAGGTATTCCTGTTTCTACTACCCATACTGTAACTGGAGCAATTGCTGGGGTCGGATTAACTAATGGACTTGCTGGCCCACATTGGCGCGTCATCAGAAGAATTTTCTTTTCTTGGCTCATTACAATCC
- the coq7 gene encoding 2-polyprenyl-3-methyl-6-methoxy-1,4-benzoquinone monooxygenase produces the protein MRKTNTIDALIDKIDNTLRTLFPPTQRIGTRHSPAKDLPEASLSPQEKKHISGLMRVNHAGEVCAQALYQGQALTAQLTHIKKQMSDAAAEEIDHLAWCEERLTELGSKTSLLNPLWYGGSFILGALAGLAGDRVSLGFVMETERQVSAHLLRHLQKLPAKDKKSHSLLTKMKEDEEQHATLAMESGAIELPYVIKLLMHIVSKLMTKSSYYI, from the coding sequence ATGCGCAAAACAAATACTATAGATGCATTAATAGACAAAATAGACAATACTTTGCGCACTTTATTTCCTCCCACTCAGCGCATAGGAACACGTCATTCACCCGCCAAAGATCTTCCTGAGGCATCACTCTCTCCCCAAGAAAAAAAACATATCTCGGGATTAATGCGAGTCAATCACGCCGGAGAAGTTTGTGCGCAAGCCCTTTACCAAGGCCAAGCCTTAACAGCGCAATTAACCCATATTAAAAAGCAGATGAGTGATGCAGCTGCTGAAGAAATTGATCATTTAGCCTGGTGTGAAGAACGATTAACTGAATTAGGCTCCAAAACAAGCCTCCTCAACCCTTTATGGTATGGTGGTTCTTTTATATTAGGAGCTCTTGCTGGGTTAGCTGGAGATAGAGTTAGCTTAGGGTTTGTGATGGAGACGGAGCGACAAGTCTCTGCCCATTTGCTCCGACATTTACAAAAACTACCAGCAAAGGATAAAAAATCACATTCCTTGTTAACTAAGATGAAAGAGGATGAAGAACAGCACGCAACCCTTGCTATGGAGTCTGGGGCTATAGAATTACCCTATGTTATCAAACTCTTAATGCATATTGTATCTAAATTAATGACTAAAAGCAGTTATTATATATAG
- a CDS encoding aspartate aminotransferase family protein gives MALITSYNPMPITFTHGEGVWLYDEQGKAYLDGLSGIAVCGLGHAHPDVTKTIQQQAAKLIHTSNTFHIKQQELLAEKLTAMTGMEQVFFANSGAEVNEAAIKLTRLFGHKKGIETPSIIVMEKAFHGRTMATLTASGSRKVQAGFEPLVPGFIRAPFNDLDAIHTIAANREDVVAVMLEPIQGEGGIYAAEESYLRSVAKLCEQHDWMLILDEIQTGNGRTGKLFACMHYDIQPDVLTTAKGLGNGVPIGACLISKKAKDLFKPGNHGSTFGGNPLACATALTVLEVIERDKICEKVTKNSALLMEKLIKNLGEHPNVKAIRGKGYMLGIELDRPANDMRLQGLANGVLFNITADTVVRLLPPLIINEDEINELVNRLTLTINQFTQL, from the coding sequence ATGGCTTTAATCACAAGTTACAATCCCATGCCAATAACGTTCACACATGGAGAAGGAGTTTGGTTGTATGATGAACAAGGAAAAGCTTATCTTGATGGCTTAAGCGGGATAGCTGTTTGTGGGCTAGGACATGCCCACCCTGATGTCACAAAAACGATACAACAACAAGCAGCTAAGCTGATTCACACCTCGAATACCTTTCACATTAAGCAACAAGAATTACTCGCGGAAAAACTGACAGCCATGACTGGCATGGAGCAGGTTTTTTTCGCCAATTCAGGTGCTGAAGTGAATGAAGCAGCAATTAAATTAACTCGCCTTTTTGGTCACAAAAAAGGAATTGAAACACCATCAATCATTGTGATGGAAAAAGCTTTTCATGGCCGTACTATGGCGACATTAACTGCATCAGGGAGTCGTAAGGTACAAGCAGGATTTGAACCTTTGGTTCCTGGATTTATTCGTGCTCCTTTTAATGACTTGGATGCCATCCATACTATTGCCGCCAATAGAGAAGATGTCGTCGCTGTGATGCTTGAGCCTATCCAAGGCGAAGGTGGTATCTATGCAGCAGAGGAAAGTTATCTTCGTTCGGTTGCCAAACTTTGTGAACAACATGATTGGATGCTTATTTTAGATGAAATCCAAACTGGAAACGGTCGTACTGGAAAATTATTTGCCTGTATGCATTATGACATTCAGCCTGATGTTCTTACTACAGCCAAAGGTTTAGGAAATGGCGTTCCAATCGGAGCTTGTCTCATCAGCAAAAAAGCGAAGGATTTATTTAAACCTGGAAACCATGGTTCAACCTTCGGCGGCAATCCTTTAGCGTGTGCGACTGCTTTAACAGTATTAGAAGTCATTGAACGGGATAAAATTTGCGAAAAAGTCACAAAAAACAGTGCGCTATTAATGGAAAAATTAATCAAAAATCTTGGTGAACATCCGAATGTTAAAGCAATTCGTGGTAAAGGATATATGCTAGGTATTGAACTAGATAGGCCAGCCAATGACATGCGTCTGCAAGGGCTTGCTAATGGAGTACTCTTTAATATCACTGCAGATACTGTTGTACGATTATTGCCACCGTTGATTATTAATGAGGATGAAATCAATGAATTAGTTAATCGATTAACCTTAACGATTAATCAATTTACTCAATTATAA